The proteins below come from a single Flavobacterium lindanitolerans genomic window:
- the bglX gene encoding beta-glucosidase BglX: MKFKTVVLLLLAGSLTANAQKDKKKSAIKPKKEFVSELMAKMTIDEKIGQLVQFTADGTITGPAAGDNFIEQIKKGNVGSILNATTVKYTAELQKMNLDNSRLKIPLLFGYDVIHGYKTIFPITLGESATWDLNAVELAAKISAAEAAAGGVHWTFSPMVDISRDPRWGRVSEGAGEDTYLGSKLAMARVRGYQGNDLSAINTILACTKHFAAYGAAEAGRDYNTVDMSERMLREVYLPPFKATVDAGVRTFMTSFNEISGVPATGNKFLVNGILKDEWKFDGFVVTDYTGMNEMIPHGYAKDEKHAGELALNAGVDMDMVGGIYMKNLKKSLSEGKVTEAQINDACRRILEAKYDLGLFEDPYRYNDAKREKEVTYKKEYLEAALDVANKSLVLLKNSNHTLPLKKEQKVAFVGPLISDEYNIIGSWAASGDRHGFAVSVEEGVNKIITDKSKISFAKGVEILDKKRDMMQAAIDNAKKADVIVAVMGEFENMTGEAASRTNIDLPGIQKEFLAELKKLGKPIVLVLLNGRPLTLEWEDQNMDAILEAWWPGTRGGDAIAQTLYGINNPSGKLPMTFPRNVGQIPLYYNHKNTGRPYLGKADNEQKYKSRYIDVDNSPLYEFGYGLSYTKFTYSNFKLSATKINFNQKLKATVEVANTGNYDGEEVVQLYIRDKVGSVTRPVKELKGFQKILLKKGEKKTVEFEISSEDLKFYGIDMQFAAEPGDFEIFVGGTSATDMKLEFELVK; this comes from the coding sequence ATGAAATTTAAAACAGTAGTACTATTATTATTAGCAGGTTCGCTTACAGCTAATGCCCAAAAGGACAAAAAGAAGAGCGCAATTAAGCCCAAAAAAGAATTTGTTTCAGAGCTGATGGCTAAAATGACAATTGATGAAAAAATTGGCCAGCTTGTACAGTTTACGGCAGATGGAACCATAACCGGACCAGCCGCCGGAGATAATTTTATCGAACAAATCAAAAAAGGGAATGTAGGTTCTATATTGAATGCGACTACCGTAAAATATACAGCCGAACTTCAAAAGATGAATCTCGATAATTCAAGATTGAAAATTCCGTTACTTTTTGGATATGATGTTATCCATGGCTATAAAACTATTTTCCCAATTACTCTTGGTGAATCAGCTACTTGGGATTTGAATGCTGTGGAATTGGCAGCCAAAATTTCTGCTGCAGAAGCTGCCGCAGGAGGCGTTCACTGGACTTTTTCACCAATGGTAGATATTTCCCGTGACCCACGTTGGGGTAGGGTATCAGAAGGTGCCGGAGAAGATACCTATCTGGGTTCTAAATTAGCGATGGCTCGTGTAAGAGGTTATCAGGGGAATGACCTTTCAGCCATCAACACTATTTTGGCATGTACAAAACACTTTGCGGCTTATGGAGCTGCAGAGGCAGGACGTGATTACAATACGGTTGATATGTCAGAAAGAATGCTAAGAGAAGTTTATCTGCCGCCATTTAAGGCTACGGTTGATGCAGGAGTAAGAACTTTTATGACCTCTTTTAATGAAATTTCTGGAGTTCCGGCCACCGGAAATAAATTTCTGGTTAACGGAATATTGAAAGACGAATGGAAATTTGACGGTTTTGTTGTAACCGATTATACCGGAATGAACGAAATGATACCTCACGGCTATGCAAAAGATGAAAAACATGCGGGCGAATTGGCATTAAACGCGGGTGTTGACATGGATATGGTTGGAGGAATCTACATGAAGAACCTTAAAAAATCATTGTCTGAAGGAAAAGTTACCGAGGCGCAGATAAATGATGCCTGCCGAAGAATTTTAGAAGCAAAATACGATTTAGGCCTGTTTGAAGACCCTTACCGATATAATGATGCCAAAAGAGAGAAAGAAGTCACCTATAAAAAAGAATATCTGGAGGCCGCTTTAGATGTGGCTAACAAATCATTGGTACTGCTCAAAAACAGCAATCATACGCTACCGCTGAAAAAAGAACAGAAAGTAGCCTTTGTTGGGCCGCTAATCAGCGATGAATATAATATTATTGGTTCCTGGGCAGCATCAGGCGACAGACACGGATTTGCTGTTAGTGTTGAAGAAGGAGTAAATAAAATTATCACAGACAAAAGCAAAATCAGTTTTGCAAAAGGAGTGGAAATTCTGGATAAGAAAAGAGACATGATGCAGGCTGCCATTGACAATGCTAAAAAAGCAGATGTTATCGTTGCAGTAATGGGCGAATTCGAAAACATGACAGGAGAAGCCGCTTCACGTACCAATATAGACCTGCCTGGAATACAGAAAGAATTTTTGGCAGAATTGAAAAAACTGGGCAAACCTATCGTTTTAGTATTGCTGAATGGAAGACCGCTAACATTAGAATGGGAAGACCAAAACATGGATGCAATTCTTGAAGCCTGGTGGCCTGGAACAAGAGGAGGCGATGCTATTGCACAGACGCTTTACGGAATCAATAACCCAAGCGGAAAATTGCCAATGACTTTTCCTAGAAATGTAGGGCAGATTCCATTGTATTACAATCATAAAAACACCGGACGCCCTTATTTAGGAAAAGCAGACAATGAGCAAAAATATAAATCACGCTATATTGATGTTGACAATTCACCTTTGTATGAATTTGGTTATGGACTAAGCTATACAAAATTTACCTATTCTAATTTTAAGCTATCTGCTACCAAAATCAACTTCAATCAAAAATTAAAAGCTACAGTTGAAGTTGCCAATACAGGAAATTATGATGGAGAAGAAGTAGTTCAGCTCTATATCCGGGATAAAGTCGGGTCTGTAACCAGACCGGTAAAAGAACTAAAAGGTTTCCAGAAAATTCTCTTGAAAAAAGGAGAGAAGAAGACTGTTGAATTCGAAATTTCTTCCGAAGATTTGAAGTTCTACGGAATAGATATGCAGTTTGCCGCAGAGCCGGGAGATTTTGAAATCTTTGTTGGCGGTACATCAGCGACAGACATGAAATTGGAGTTTGAGTTAGTTAAATAA
- a CDS encoding glycoside hydrolase family 97 protein, whose protein sequence is MKNIFTLCLLVLTGFLNAQTVQSPSKEIAVTFKLTAEGRPSYSVNYKNKPVIKESLLGIALKETEALETGFEITNTQNKSVDESWKPVLGEQSVIRNIYNQAVFSLVQKATGRKLDIVFKVYDEGVAFRYEFPKQDKLNYFIISDEKTEFNLAGNHKTFWIPGDYDSQEYVYNETKLSEIDNDKLNLNNGIAVKSIGGRYVVQSPLMMKSAEGLYLNIFEAAVVNYPVMHLDVNTSNFKIKSHLVPNAIGDKAYLQAPAVSPWRTIIVSDDARDIVGSKMILNLNEPSRIEDTSWIKPMKYVGVWWEMHVGVSTWDLSGTQDASQKSVGKKPHGATTENTKRYIDFAAKHGFDGVLVEGWNVGWEDWFGNWKEEVFDFVTPYPDFDIQQISDYAKSKNVKMIMHHETSGSVANYERRLDRALNVMKKYGYPAVKTGYVGKIIPRGEFHDGQSMVNHFNYVPQRAAEYKIMVNSHESSRPTGVSRTWPNYIAAEAARGNEFNGWSNGNPPTHETILPFTRLLGGPMDYTPGVFEIKMSHYDASKTEQVHTTLAKQLALYVTMYSPLQMACDLPENYERYADAFQFIKDVAADWDESKYLEAEPGDYLTVARKAKGSENWFVGAITDENPRNTTIPLDFLTPGKKYKAIIYQDGKTAHWEKNPINYEIKTIEVTSKSKLKLNLAAGGGIAISIFPVK, encoded by the coding sequence ATGAAAAACATCTTTACCCTGTGCCTTCTCGTATTGACGGGATTTTTAAACGCTCAGACAGTCCAGTCTCCATCCAAAGAAATTGCAGTAACCTTTAAACTAACTGCCGAAGGTCGCCCGTCCTATTCCGTAAACTATAAAAACAAACCTGTCATAAAAGAAAGTTTGTTAGGGATTGCTTTAAAAGAGACAGAAGCATTGGAAACAGGATTTGAAATAACAAATACACAAAACAAAAGCGTTGATGAAAGTTGGAAACCGGTATTAGGAGAACAATCTGTTATCCGCAATATATACAATCAGGCTGTTTTTTCACTCGTACAGAAAGCTACGGGAAGAAAGCTGGATATCGTTTTCAAAGTATACGACGAAGGTGTTGCTTTCAGGTATGAATTTCCAAAACAGGACAAGCTGAATTATTTTATCATTTCTGATGAAAAAACAGAATTTAATCTGGCAGGAAACCATAAGACATTCTGGATTCCGGGCGATTATGACAGCCAGGAATACGTATACAATGAGACAAAATTATCAGAAATTGATAACGACAAATTAAACCTGAACAATGGTATTGCCGTAAAATCTATTGGTGGCCGTTATGTCGTACAGTCGCCATTGATGATGAAATCGGCAGAGGGTCTTTATCTTAATATTTTTGAAGCTGCTGTAGTGAATTATCCGGTAATGCACCTGGATGTCAATACTTCAAACTTTAAAATAAAATCACATTTAGTACCTAACGCAATAGGTGATAAAGCATATCTCCAGGCTCCGGCTGTTTCTCCATGGCGCACGATTATAGTAAGCGATGATGCCAGAGATATTGTAGGCTCTAAAATGATTCTAAACCTGAACGAACCATCCAGAATAGAAGACACCTCATGGATTAAACCTATGAAATATGTAGGGGTTTGGTGGGAAATGCACGTTGGTGTTTCAACCTGGGATTTGAGCGGTACACAAGATGCATCTCAAAAAAGCGTAGGCAAAAAGCCGCACGGAGCAACCACAGAAAACACAAAACGCTATATTGATTTTGCTGCAAAACACGGTTTTGATGGCGTATTGGTTGAAGGCTGGAATGTAGGTTGGGAAGACTGGTTTGGAAACTGGAAAGAAGAAGTTTTTGACTTTGTGACCCCCTATCCGGATTTCGACATACAGCAAATCAGTGACTATGCAAAGTCGAAAAATGTAAAGATGATTATGCATCACGAAACTTCAGGTTCTGTTGCCAATTATGAAAGACGTTTGGACAGAGCATTGAACGTAATGAAAAAATACGGTTATCCGGCAGTTAAAACAGGTTATGTCGGGAAAATTATTCCAAGAGGAGAATTTCACGACGGTCAGAGTATGGTCAACCATTTCAATTATGTTCCGCAAAGAGCGGCAGAATATAAAATTATGGTCAATTCTCACGAATCATCACGTCCAACAGGTGTAAGCAGAACATGGCCAAACTATATTGCTGCCGAAGCGGCAAGAGGAAACGAATTCAACGGATGGAGTAACGGAAATCCGCCAACACATGAAACCATTCTTCCTTTTACACGACTTTTAGGAGGACCGATGGATTATACGCCGGGTGTTTTCGAAATCAAGATGAGCCATTACGATGCAAGTAAGACAGAACAGGTACATACTACACTTGCCAAACAACTGGCCCTCTATGTTACGATGTATTCTCCATTGCAAATGGCTTGTGACCTGCCTGAGAATTATGAAAGATATGCTGACGCTTTCCAATTCATCAAGGATGTTGCAGCAGATTGGGATGAAAGCAAATATCTGGAAGCAGAACCGGGCGATTATTTAACGGTTGCCAGAAAAGCCAAAGGAAGTGAAAACTGGTTTGTGGGTGCAATTACAGACGAAAACCCTAGAAATACCACAATTCCACTCGATTTTTTAACTCCGGGAAAAAAATATAAAGCCATTATTTATCAGGACGGAAAGACAGCACACTGGGAGAAAAACCCAATCAATTATGAAATCAAGACAATTGAAGTGACTTCAAAAAGTAAGTTAAAGCTAAATCTGGCTGCTGGTGGCGGAATAGCTATCAGTATTTTTCCGGTAAAGTAA
- a CDS encoding discoidin domain-containing protein, with protein MIFFKRQNLKKVTKIVSLAGILLLSGQGFSQQKTYCNPINIDYGYCPIPNFVTQGKHRATADPVITNFKGEYYLFSTNQWGYWHSSDMLNWKFISRKFLRPEHKVYDELCAPSLSFVNDTLLVIGSTHTKDFPLWMSKNPKTDDWKELVHKSEAAAWDPQIFWDKEKDEVYMYYGSSNLYPLYGVKLNRKTFQPEGERIPVLALNDDEHGWERFGEHNDNTFLQPFTEGAFMTKYKNRYYLQYGAPGTEFSGYADGVYVGSNPLGPFEYQSHNPFSYKPGGFARGAGHGATYQDINNDYWHVSTIVISTKNNFERRIGIWPAGFDEDGILYSNTAYGDYPTFLPSQKKNHLQESFSGWMLLNYNKPVQVSSTLGGFQPNFSNDEDIKTYWSAKTGAKGEYLISDLGEKSTIHAIQINFADQDVELMGKPETTTGHKYIIYSSNDGKNWKIAVDKSKNTKDVPHDYMELEKPITARYLKVENIQMPTGKFAISGFRIFGKGAGQKPDAVQNFAPLRAEARKKGERRSVWFKWQQEPNADGYVIYFGKSPEKLYGSIMVYGKNEYYFSGLDRSDAYYFQIEAFNSNGIGPKSEIKKSE; from the coding sequence ATGATTTTTTTTAAAAGACAAAATTTAAAGAAAGTAACAAAAATAGTAAGTCTTGCAGGAATCTTGCTCCTTTCGGGGCAAGGTTTCTCGCAACAAAAAACCTATTGCAATCCAATTAATATTGATTACGGATATTGCCCGATTCCAAATTTTGTAACACAAGGAAAACATCGCGCAACAGCAGACCCGGTAATCACCAACTTTAAAGGCGAATATTATCTGTTTTCGACCAATCAATGGGGCTATTGGCATAGTTCCGATATGCTCAACTGGAAATTCATATCCAGAAAATTCCTCCGCCCGGAACATAAGGTTTATGACGAACTCTGTGCGCCATCGCTATCATTTGTAAATGATACGCTATTAGTAATCGGTTCGACGCATACTAAGGATTTTCCGCTATGGATGAGCAAAAATCCAAAAACAGACGATTGGAAAGAACTCGTTCATAAATCGGAAGCAGCTGCATGGGACCCGCAAATCTTCTGGGACAAAGAAAAAGATGAAGTCTATATGTATTACGGTTCCAGTAATCTGTATCCGCTGTATGGTGTGAAGTTAAACCGTAAAACCTTTCAACCCGAAGGCGAACGTATTCCGGTTTTGGCACTCAATGACGACGAACATGGCTGGGAACGGTTTGGCGAACACAACGACAATACTTTCTTACAGCCTTTTACTGAAGGTGCTTTTATGACCAAATACAAAAACAGGTACTATCTGCAATACGGAGCACCCGGAACCGAATTTAGCGGTTATGCAGATGGCGTTTATGTAGGGTCAAATCCGTTAGGACCTTTTGAATACCAATCCCATAATCCGTTTTCCTATAAACCCGGAGGATTTGCAAGAGGAGCAGGGCACGGAGCTACCTATCAGGACATCAATAATGACTATTGGCACGTATCTACAATTGTAATTTCAACAAAGAATAATTTTGAAAGACGAATAGGAATCTGGCCCGCCGGTTTTGATGAAGATGGAATATTATATTCCAATACGGCTTATGGCGATTATCCGACTTTTCTTCCTTCACAGAAAAAGAACCATTTACAGGAAAGCTTTTCAGGATGGATGCTTTTAAATTACAATAAACCGGTTCAGGTTTCTTCTACCCTGGGAGGTTTTCAGCCTAATTTTAGTAATGACGAAGACATCAAGACGTATTGGTCTGCTAAAACGGGTGCTAAAGGCGAATACCTGATTTCTGATTTGGGAGAAAAATCGACAATTCATGCCATACAAATCAACTTTGCAGACCAGGATGTGGAACTGATGGGCAAACCGGAAACTACAACAGGGCATAAGTACATTATCTATTCTTCAAATGATGGTAAAAACTGGAAAATAGCTGTCGATAAAAGCAAAAATACTAAAGACGTGCCCCATGATTATATGGAATTGGAAAAGCCAATTACTGCACGGTATTTAAAAGTAGAAAACATCCAAATGCCAACAGGGAAATTTGCCATCAGCGGTTTCAGGATATTTGGAAAAGGAGCAGGGCAGAAGCCAGATGCAGTACAAAACTTTGCTCCGTTACGTGCCGAAGCCAGAAAAAAAGGAGAGCGAAGAAGTGTCTGGTTCAAATGGCAACAGGAGCCTAATGCAGATGGATATGTCATTTATTTCGGAAAATCGCCTGAAAAACTGTACGGTTCAATAATGGTATATGGCAAAAATGAATACTATTTCAGCGGATTAGACCGTTCTGATGCCTATTATTTTCAGATTGAAGCTTTCAACAGTAACGGGATAGGTCCTAAATCCGAAATAAAAAAATCAGAATAA
- a CDS encoding MFS transporter, with amino-acid sequence MSSETKTNYPALYTLITVFFFWGFIAAGNSIFIPFCKNYFSLDQFQSQLIDFAFYTAYYLGALLLFIFGAVNGKDLVGKWGYKRSIVYGLLFSALGAGAMIVAVEANVYAGMLVGLFIVALGFSLQQTAANPFAVLLGDPKTGTSRQNLAGGINSFGTTIGPIVVGFALFGTAAAVSDEQIKGLGLDKVILLYVGVGILFLIAASVFFFSKKLPSGISDEPMEKANKAMTTLIVMTGLLAIMFAPVFNSYNSPEAKKIVEIEKSIEPITKDIKKLSDNLVKIKKDKVLTEEEKNTASESIKSEIKVLELSVEPQHKEIQEIRHPLEKYRMYWLSGALLVIVGGLLFANRSAQKKNEGWGAMKYPQLVLGMLAIFTYVGVEVAVGSNLGELLKLPEFGSFQSSEIAPYISMYWGSLMIGRWAGAISVFNLSASKRKLALIIVPLIAFSVIIGVNTLAQQDMTSLYYYVICVLLQVLVFFLSKNKPARTLILFGLMGVTAMLIGLFSTGTVAIYAFLAGGLACSIMWPSIFTLSITGLGKYTAQGSAFLVMMILGGGIIPPIQGKLSDIIGIHASYVIPVICFSYLTFFAIAVKGILKRQNIDVDAIEAEGAH; translated from the coding sequence ATGAGTTCAGAAACTAAAACAAATTATCCTGCGCTGTATACGCTGATTACAGTATTTTTCTTCTGGGGATTTATTGCTGCCGGAAACAGCATTTTTATTCCTTTCTGTAAAAACTATTTTTCGTTAGACCAGTTTCAATCACAGCTGATTGATTTTGCTTTCTATACTGCATATTATCTGGGAGCGTTGCTGCTTTTTATTTTCGGAGCCGTGAACGGAAAAGACCTGGTTGGCAAATGGGGATATAAAAGAAGTATTGTTTACGGATTGCTATTTTCTGCCTTAGGAGCCGGAGCCATGATTGTTGCGGTAGAAGCGAATGTATATGCAGGAATGTTGGTAGGTTTGTTTATAGTTGCCTTAGGATTCTCATTGCAGCAAACAGCAGCAAACCCATTTGCTGTTTTATTGGGTGACCCGAAAACGGGTACCAGCCGTCAAAACCTTGCAGGTGGTATTAACTCTTTCGGAACGACAATCGGGCCAATTGTTGTTGGTTTTGCTTTGTTTGGAACGGCAGCAGCAGTAAGTGATGAACAGATTAAAGGATTAGGTTTGGATAAAGTAATCCTGTTATATGTAGGAGTGGGAATCTTATTCTTGATAGCAGCAAGCGTTTTCTTCTTCTCGAAAAAACTTCCATCCGGAATTTCGGACGAGCCAATGGAAAAAGCAAATAAAGCGATGACTACTTTAATTGTCATGACGGGTCTTTTGGCCATAATGTTTGCGCCCGTTTTCAACAGCTATAATTCACCGGAAGCAAAAAAGATAGTTGAAATTGAAAAGTCAATCGAACCTATAACGAAAGACATCAAAAAATTAAGCGATAATCTGGTAAAGATTAAAAAAGATAAAGTGCTTACTGAAGAAGAAAAAAATACAGCTTCCGAATCAATCAAAAGCGAAATCAAAGTATTGGAATTGAGTGTTGAACCACAGCATAAAGAAATTCAGGAAATCAGACACCCGCTTGAAAAATACAGAATGTATTGGCTGTCTGGCGCTTTATTGGTAATCGTGGGCGGGCTTTTATTCGCAAACCGAAGCGCACAAAAGAAAAACGAAGGCTGGGGTGCCATGAAATACCCGCAGTTGGTTTTAGGAATGCTGGCTATTTTCACCTATGTAGGAGTTGAGGTTGCTGTAGGAAGTAACCTGGGAGAACTATTGAAACTGCCTGAATTTGGAAGTTTCCAATCATCGGAAATCGCACCTTATATCTCAATGTACTGGGGAAGTTTGATGATTGGCCGTTGGGCAGGAGCTATCAGTGTTTTTAACCTGTCTGCAAGCAAAAGAAAACTAGCCCTTATTATTGTTCCATTGATAGCCTTTTCGGTTATTATTGGCGTAAATACATTGGCGCAGCAAGATATGACCTCACTATACTATTATGTAATCTGTGTGTTATTGCAGGTTTTGGTTTTCTTCCTAAGCAAGAACAAACCGGCCAGAACATTAATCTTATTTGGACTAATGGGTGTTACTGCCATGCTGATTGGATTGTTCTCTACGGGAACCGTTGCAATCTACGCTTTCCTTGCAGGAGGTTTGGCTTGTAGTATTATGTGGCCGTCTATCTTTACATTATCAATTACGGGTCTTGGAAAATACACAGCTCAAGGGTCGGCTTTCCTGGTAATGATGATTTTAGGAGGAGGAATTATCCCGCCAATTCAAGGAAAATTATCAGATATTATCGGAATACACGCTTCGTATGTAATACCGGTAATCTGTTTCTCCTACCTTACATTCTTTGCGATAGCCGTAAAAGGAATACTGAAGAGGCAGAATATTGACGTCGACGCCATTGAAGCCGAAGGAGCCCATTAA
- a CDS encoding EamA family transporter codes for MRLSKYYLAAITAFVIWGFFSLALKPLHLYPSLDILFYRVFLCVVLMMGINLLFRKKTLKETKENFRLMSATQKRNVVLLTLGGSLLLSANWFFFIYVMNHVSVKAASFAYLVCPILTTVFAYFILKEKLNKWQWTAVGLSIFSCVLLSFNHFMDIFYSLIVAATYALYLVSQRKNTAIDKFLLLTLQLTTTAIILLPFYPFYSSEVPTAFNFYFYLVIIVVLFTIIPLFLNLYALKGVNSSTVGILLYINPLINFFLAIFYYKEEITTFQIIAYSLILLSIIIFNSKHIFKPKTKELQPKDV; via the coding sequence ATGAGACTTTCAAAATATTATCTGGCAGCCATTACAGCTTTTGTAATCTGGGGATTCTTTAGTTTGGCTTTAAAGCCGTTACACCTATATCCATCACTGGACATTCTATTTTACAGGGTATTCCTATGTGTCGTTCTCATGATGGGAATCAATCTCCTTTTTAGAAAAAAGACTTTAAAGGAAACAAAGGAAAATTTCAGGCTGATGTCGGCAACCCAAAAGAGAAATGTCGTACTCCTGACTTTGGGAGGTTCTTTGCTGTTGTCTGCCAACTGGTTTTTCTTTATCTATGTCATGAACCACGTGAGTGTCAAGGCTGCATCTTTTGCCTATCTGGTTTGTCCGATACTCACCACCGTTTTTGCCTATTTTATACTGAAGGAAAAACTAAACAAATGGCAATGGACAGCGGTAGGCTTGAGTATTTTTAGCTGTGTTCTGTTGTCGTTTAATCATTTTATGGATATTTTTTACAGCCTGATAGTAGCTGCTACCTATGCTTTGTATCTGGTTTCACAAAGAAAAAATACAGCAATTGACAAATTTTTACTGCTTACATTACAACTGACAACCACAGCAATTATCCTATTGCCTTTCTATCCGTTTTATAGTTCAGAAGTACCAACGGCCTTTAATTTTTACTTTTATCTGGTTATCATAGTGGTTTTGTTTACTATTATTCCGCTATTCCTGAATTTATACGCACTGAAAGGAGTCAATTCGTCAACAGTCGGAATATTGCTTTATATCAATCCGCTGATTAATTTTTTCCTTGCCATTTTTTATTACAAGGAAGAAATTACGACGTTCCAGATTATTGCCTATTCCTTAATACTACTGTCGATTATTATTTTTAACAGCAAGCACATCTTTAAACCGAAAACAAAAGAACTACAGCCTAAAGATGTATAA
- a CDS encoding cysteine desulfurase family protein: MKKVYLDNASTTALRPEVIQEITHVLQEEYGNPSSTHSFGRSAKNILESSRKLIAKQLNASAQEIIFTSGGTEANNWILRSAIKDLKVKRIITSKIEHHAVLNTVLALQTEYGVEVDFVNLNSKGEADINNLVELLSQDKPTLVTLMHVNNETGTVLDIEKVARLCKQYNALFHSDTVQSVGKTEIDLQKAEVDFIVASAHKFHGPKGIGFAFIRKNPGINPMIFGGEQEKGLRAGTEGVHNIAGMAKALEISYVNLEAERRQIQDLKDYFVEKLQTNFPDFKINGNPEGFYNIINVLLPFSDEKTAMILFNLDMKGIAVSRGSACQSGSIKPSHVLKEMLSEEDLKKPSLRISFSHFNTQEDIDLLIEALKTV, encoded by the coding sequence ATGAAAAAAGTTTATCTTGATAATGCTTCTACAACAGCGCTACGACCTGAAGTTATTCAGGAAATAACGCATGTCCTGCAGGAAGAATATGGAAATCCGTCTTCAACACACAGTTTTGGCAGGTCGGCTAAAAACATATTGGAATCGTCAAGAAAATTGATTGCAAAGCAATTGAACGCATCAGCACAGGAAATAATTTTTACTTCCGGAGGTACAGAAGCAAATAACTGGATTCTCCGTTCGGCAATAAAAGATTTAAAAGTAAAAAGAATTATCACGAGCAAGATTGAGCATCATGCAGTACTTAATACGGTTTTGGCCTTACAGACAGAATATGGCGTTGAAGTAGACTTTGTCAATCTGAATTCAAAAGGAGAGGCAGACATCAATAATTTGGTAGAATTGCTTTCTCAGGATAAGCCCACGTTGGTTACCTTGATGCATGTAAACAATGAAACAGGAACTGTTTTAGATATAGAAAAAGTAGCCCGGTTGTGTAAGCAATACAATGCACTTTTTCATTCAGATACGGTACAGTCTGTTGGCAAGACAGAAATTGACCTTCAAAAAGCAGAAGTTGATTTTATTGTTGCCAGCGCCCATAAATTTCATGGGCCAAAAGGTATAGGTTTTGCTTTTATAAGAAAAAATCCGGGCATAAACCCAATGATTTTTGGAGGCGAACAGGAAAAAGGACTTCGCGCCGGAACAGAAGGCGTACATAATATTGCCGGTATGGCAAAAGCACTGGAGATTTCCTATGTAAATTTAGAGGCAGAAAGAAGGCAAATCCAAGACCTAAAAGATTATTTTGTAGAGAAGCTGCAAACTAATTTTCCGGATTTTAAAATAAATGGAAACCCGGAAGGTTTCTATAACATCATCAATGTTTTATTGCCATTTTCTGATGAAAAGACCGCTATGATTCTTTTTAATCTTGATATGAAAGGGATAGCTGTTTCCAGAGGTAGTGCCTGTCAATCGGGAAGTATCAAACCATCACATGTATTAAAAGAAATGCTTTCTGAAGAAGATTTGAAAAAACCTAGCCTAAGAATTTCATTTAGTCATTTTAATACGCAGGAAGACATAGACTTGCTGATTGAAGCCTTAAAAACAGTTTAA
- a CDS encoding porin family protein, protein MKRVIITSMAILGFIVTSSAQNKGKIEIGLNAGLNSSNASTGYDSADPSIGFNFGASADYYFSNSWSLKAKLIYDRKGWDNDLIQVSDQFDPVVRYASTDINLDYLTVPLMASWHFGNRKNWYLNFGPYIGFLMNAKETRFDSDIKESFNKVDGGLAFGLGVKIPVSDKFKVFIEYEGQGGMAELFKYNDYDDTIMNARSSLNVGINFLLY, encoded by the coding sequence ATGAAACGAGTAATAATTACTTCGATGGCCATTTTGGGCTTTATCGTTACTTCCTCCGCACAAAATAAAGGAAAAATAGAAATCGGGCTTAACGCTGGCTTAAATTCATCTAATGCGAGTACAGGATATGATTCTGCTGACCCAAGCATAGGTTTTAATTTTGGAGCTTCAGCCGATTATTACTTTTCTAATAGCTGGAGTCTTAAAGCAAAATTAATATACGACAGAAAAGGATGGGATAATGACCTTATTCAGGTTTCTGACCAATTTGACCCTGTAGTTCGTTATGCGAGTACAGATATTAATTTAGATTATCTTACGGTTCCTTTAATGGCCAGCTGGCATTTTGGTAACAGAAAGAACTGGTACCTGAACTTTGGCCCTTACATAGGCTTTTTAATGAATGCCAAAGAAACAAGGTTTGATTCTGACATCAAGGAAAGTTTTAATAAGGTAGATGGCGGACTTGCCTTTGGACTTGGTGTAAAAATTCCGGTATCAGACAAGTTTAAAGTTTTTATCGAATATGAAGGACAGGGTGGTATGGCAGAGCTATTTAAATATAATGATTATGATGATACTATTATGAACGCCAGAAGCTCCCTTAATGTGGGTATAAACTTTTTGCTTTATTAA